A single window of Poecilia reticulata strain Guanapo linkage group LG10, Guppy_female_1.0+MT, whole genome shotgun sequence DNA harbors:
- the ccdc69 gene encoding coiled-coil domain-containing protein 69: MGCSHSKKKSKGKKGEKKQKDSSRQDEGGKRSSSDLDVCLEKQLERFEWQLKILKEVLSANGSSERAELLKHHTDEDVCALVLSILDKVRTETTADLNVLHERKSKSAVEEHERHVEELQTKHEQEKTELTKRFHAAEEILKAEVEQLTAELQVYNELKKRVEESTFKKNLQRNIQEHGSPGAFWESEQESLLFVIEMKAERVQEQNRKLQQMDELVEKNLSLEDQIVHVLQQNEDLKVRIDNCQTLIQQFSREQQDLKVALERQMAVNQNLSQEKEQLMFKLRHRDSCPGIHLPAMMQEIAPR, encoded by the exons ATGGGCTGCAGCCACAGCAAG aaaaagagcaaaggcaagaaaggagagaagaagcagaaggaCAGCAGCCGTCAAGATGAAGGAG GTAAACGTTCGTCTAGTGACCTGGATGTTTGTCTTGAGAAGCAGCTGGAGCGTTTCGAGTGGCAGCTGAAGATTTTAAAGGAAGTGCTCTCAGCCAATGGGAGTTCAGAGAGGGCGGAGCTACTGAAACACCACACTGACGAAGACGTGTGCGCACTTGTTCTGAGCATCCTCGATAAG GTGAGAACAGAGACGACAGCGGATCTGAACGTTCTGCATGAACGCAAAAGTAAATCAGCCGTAGAAGAACACGAGAGGCATGTTGAAG AGCTGCAGACCAAACATGAACAGGAGAAAACTGAACTGACAAAAAGGTTTCATGCGGCTGAAGAGATCCTCAAG GCTGAAGTGGAGCAGTTAACGGCTGAGCTGCAGGTCTACAACGAGTTGAAGAAACGAGTTGAAGAGTCGACCTTTAAAAAGAATTTGCAAAGAAATATTCAG GAACATGGCAGcccaggtgcattctgggagTCTGAGCAGGAGTCTTTGCTGTTTGTGATTGAGATGAAGGCTGAGCGTGTGCAGGAGcaaaacaggaagctgcagcagatggaTGAGCTG GTGGAGAAGAATCTGTCTCTGGAGGACCAGATCGTCCACGTCCTGCAGCAGAACGAGGACCTGAAGGTCCGGATAGACAACTGCCAGACCCTCATTCA GCAGTTTTCAAGGGAGCAGCAGGACCTGAAGGTGGCGCTAGAGAGACAGATGGCAGTAAACCAGAATCTTTCTCAGGAAAAAGAGCAGCTGATGTTCAAACTGAGACACAGAGATTCATGTCCAGGGATCCACCTGCCCGCCATGATGCAGGAGATCGCCCCCAGATGA